In a single window of the Litorilituus sediminis genome:
- a CDS encoding HDOD domain-containing protein, protein MRITALQYAQKSQELCVLPDVYIRLKEMLESKQATLDDIADIISLDPALASCLLKIANSALFNFPKEVDSIPRALMILGIKEVHNLINTYGVTAAFSGLNPNIMDMDKFWEISVDCALLTKFLAQKINIKNSDGLFLAGLFHNIGALAIVHNAPKKVQYCEAYNSDETPWQRQQDVFGFTFAECSAELLTLWHLPDAIINPIREYHNAYSKELAPESTLLYITSRLAIINSHPGLYSKVNLLGKHLLADLKLTMNDIDDALAFCNAEGMAIMSALKVIG, encoded by the coding sequence TACGCTCAAAAATCACAGGAGCTATGTGTCTTACCCGACGTATATATTCGCTTAAAAGAAATGCTAGAGAGTAAGCAAGCAACCTTAGATGACATTGCTGACATCATTTCTTTAGACCCTGCTTTAGCCTCATGCCTATTAAAAATTGCTAATAGTGCGCTATTTAATTTTCCTAAAGAAGTTGATTCAATACCTCGTGCCCTGATGATTTTAGGCATAAAAGAAGTTCATAATTTAATTAACACTTACGGTGTTACTGCTGCATTTTCAGGACTTAATCCTAACATAATGGATATGGATAAATTTTGGGAAATAAGTGTTGACTGTGCTCTGCTCACTAAATTTCTAGCCCAAAAAATAAATATCAAAAATAGTGACGGACTTTTTCTAGCGGGGCTTTTTCACAATATTGGTGCACTTGCTATTGTGCATAATGCTCCCAAGAAGGTGCAGTATTGCGAAGCTTACAACAGTGACGAAACACCATGGCAACGTCAACAAGACGTTTTTGGTTTTACTTTTGCTGAATGTAGTGCTGAGCTATTAACATTATGGCACTTGCCTGATGCCATAATTAACCCTATACGTGAATATCATAATGCCTATAGTAAAGAGTTAGCGCCCGAAAGTACCTTGTTATATATTACCTCTCGTTTAGCCATTATTAATTCACACCCTGGTCTATATTCAAAAGTTAACTTACTAGGTAAGCACTTATTAGCAGATCTTAAGCTTACGATGAATGATATAGATGATGCTTTAGCGTTTTGTAATGCCGAAGGCATGGCCATTATGTCTGCTTTAAAAGTAATAGGTTAG
- a CDS encoding putative adenosine monophosphate-protein transferase Fic — MRDKYGVEQDPNCYQNTDILINLLDIRSDSELEEAELELTSFRLEQFSPQFERLTFGYLKEIHHHLFQDIYKWAGQLRTIDISKGSTRFCTASNIEREAVKQFQRLAKSNYLRELSSAEFVFQLADFFCEMNVVHPFREGNGRTLRLFCEVLALQAGYELDWKGISKDSWLEANIQGYLGNLAPLTMIFEKAANSLDFDE, encoded by the coding sequence ATGCGTGATAAGTATGGGGTTGAGCAAGATCCTAACTGCTACCAAAACACAGATATTCTAATTAACCTTTTAGACATTCGCTCTGACAGCGAACTTGAAGAAGCTGAATTAGAGCTTACTAGCTTTCGCCTAGAGCAATTTTCTCCTCAGTTTGAACGATTAACGTTTGGCTACTTAAAAGAAATTCACCACCATCTATTTCAGGATATTTATAAATGGGCTGGACAGCTCAGAACTATTGATATCAGTAAAGGTAGTACACGTTTTTGTACCGCGAGCAATATTGAGCGAGAGGCCGTAAAGCAATTCCAACGGCTAGCTAAGAGTAATTATTTAAGAGAACTAAGTAGCGCTGAGTTTGTTTTTCAATTAGCTGATTTCTTCTGCGAAATGAATGTGGTACACCCGTTTAGGGAAGGCAACGGACGCACTTTGAGACTCTTTTGTGAAGTTTTAGCGTTACAGGCGGGATATGAGTTGGATTGGAAAGGAATATCTAAAGACAGTTGGTTAGAGGCTAATATTCAAGGTTATCTTGGTAACTTAGCTCCGTTAACCATGATATTTGAAAAAGCAGCTAACTCTTTAGATTTTGATGAATAA
- a CDS encoding YhfG family protein has product MLTEKQLKARFESKKKENYLESLRLEGISMRTGKIKSKRVARKISELKAQYA; this is encoded by the coding sequence ATGCTAACTGAAAAGCAACTTAAAGCTCGATTTGAGAGCAAGAAAAAAGAGAATTACCTTGAAAGCTTAAGGCTGGAAGGCATTTCTATGCGTACAGGGAAAATTAAAAGTAAGCGTGTTGCACGAAAAATAAGCGAGCTAAAAGCGCAGTATGCGTGA